The stretch of DNA ATTCAGAAGCTTTCCCCTCCAGGTGGAAAGCTTTTTTTAATTGCCCGGAAGAGAGGGAAATGTTTTAATTAAAGTAGAAGAGGTAAACAAGACGTTCACTATTAGAAAAGAAGGGACGCGGGAACGATGAAAACATCCACATTTTTAATCGGATTGGCAACCGGCGCGGTGGGGGCCGCCATTACTGTCTTATTTTCAACACCGCAATCAGGAAGCGAATTGCGGTCTTCCGTCAAAAACGCTTCGACGGATATGAAAGAAAAGCTTTCAGATCTCAAAGAAAAACTTGAAAATCTGAAAGACTCGATCACTCACTTGAAAAAAGAAGCGAAGGAAGTCATCCCGGAAACAATCGAGGAAATGAAAGAAGTCGTGTCGGATTGGCAGCAAGCCGCCGCGCCCCATAGAATAAGGATGGAACAAGAAATCGCGGACATCCAGGCAGCCATCGAAGACCTTGAACGCTCCATCGCCGCTCAACAGAAATGAGACAAGGAGCTGTCCAAAAAGTCCAGGCACAGAGTTGGATACTAGCAAAAAGCAAGGGTGCCGGGAGACTCCTGCGGGAAAGCCGGCCGACGAGAGCCCGCACGGCTGTAAGCCGGAGGAGGCTCGTCGGCTGGCCCGCGGAAAGCGACCAGAGCCCTTGCTTTTTGCGTGTTTAACCGGAAAATCCACTTTCTGGACAGCCCCTTGTTTTGTCCTTCCGATTCAGGACCGTATAAGTTCAAAAACAAATTTTACTTTTCGTATAAAAGTTATTTCTCAATTCCAACTTCTCTCTTTCTTGCTTTCCTGCTATAATAAAATAAGGTTAAGAATAGAGAAAGCAGGTGTCCAAAATGACACAGAATTCATCTCCGCAAATGGAAGCCATGATATTCAGCCAGCGGGTCGCCCAAATGTCCAAGGCACTTTGGAAAGCGGTGGAAAAAGATTGGCAGGCATGGATCAAACCTTATGACTTGAATATTAATGAACACCATATATTATGGATTGCCTTCCACCTGGACGGGGCTACGATTTCTGATGTGGCCAAATTTGGGGTCATGCATGTTTCAACCGCGTTCAATTTTTCCAAAAAACTGGAGCAACGAGGTTATTTACAGTTCTATAAGAAAGACGACGACCGACGGAACACATATATATCTGTCACTGAAGAAGGAAAAGAACTTTTATTGGAAATGAATGAAAATTACTATTCTTCCAGCCATGGCATCCTCGAAGGTTCCATGCCTATTAAAAATCTCTATGGGAAATTTCCTGAATTCCTCGAAGTGATGTCCGTCATCAAAAACATTTACGGGGACGATTTCATGGAAATTTTCGAACGCGGTTTCCAGAATATCGGGGATACATTCGTTGCGAAACAGGAGGAAAAGGAACCCGTCCCGGCAGAAGCGGGCACGCCTGTTGAAAAATAACTTCATTTTCTATATGATGAATGAACAGATTGTGCATGCGGCACATTTGGAGTGGCATTAGGTAAGTCACTTCCGATATGTATCGGCATACATAGATAGGACATCTGTGCCCGCTGCATTGCTTCGGCACAGACATCGCTACGCTGTCGCAAAGTTACTTCACTATGATTGTTTTGGAGATGGAAGAGGAGGTTTGGGGTTTGATCTTAATTGCAACGGTGATGTTTTCCTTATTTTATCTATTTCAAATAAATAAAATGACATATGCCCTTTGTGAATCCCGGGAAATCCCCGAAGAGAAACAACCGAAGATTTTTAAAACCGTCAATATTTTAGTGACGATATTGATTTTATCTTTTTATGTCGAAGTGTTTTTCCGGGCATAATACATTCAGCAATTGGAAAAGTCCATTCCCGATGATGGGAATGGACTTTTTTCATCCTGACTGGATCATCGCCCTATCCCCCACTTATCCGTATAAGTGGGATGGCCATTACATGATTCCCTGCCCGGTTATTGGCGAGTTAGCATCTTGCATCAATACAAGTAGGCTGCGCCGACAATAATGAGAAGGATGAACAACACGACAATTAACGCGAAGCCGGAAGACCCTTGGTTATATCCGCTCATAGGAGCACCCCCTCTCTCTATGTATCGTATGCTGGCCGCTCCAGCTGTCGTAGGCAATTGCAACCGAAGGAACCTTTTTGTTTTCAAAGCGTTTTTATGGTATAGTGTCTACTGTTCCATCAATTACGCCTCGGCGTAATTGCGTCCGGATTTTTTCGAGCTTGCTCGAAAACCTTCCCCTAAAAAATCCGTGACATCCGCCGGAGGCTTTATCTGAATTCAGCGTGCTTTTGACCACTCGCTGATTTAGAAAATATTGAAGTCTATCCCGTCACTGTGGAAGTGGGGATTTTTTAGCTGAATTTAGATAAAAGTTAGGAGAGAAAATGATATGAGAAAAAAGGCAATCGCACTTACAATGGCGGCTTCCGTCCTTGCCCTATCGGCATGCAGCGGAAATAAAGCGAGCGACGATGAAGTCATCGCCAAGTCCAAAGCGGGCAATGTGACAAAGGAAGAGCTCTACCAAGAAATGAAGAACAGCGTGGGCAAGGAAACCCTTCAACTGCTCGTCCTGGAAAAAGTGCTTGATGCAAAATATGATGTGTCCGACAAAGTGGTCGACGATGAAATTAATAAAATGAAAGACCAGCTTGGCGAAAACTTTGAAGCTTATTTAGCCCAACAAGGCCAAAGTGAAGAAAGCGTCAGGAAAATCATCAAACTGAACTCCCTGCAAGAAGCGGCATTGACAGAGGATGTCGAAGTGACCGATGAAGAACTAAATAAACGGATTGAAATGAACAATACGGAATTGAATGTGAAACATATCGTAGTCGAGGACGAAGAGACTGCACTGGAAGCGAAAAAGAAATTGGATGAAGGCGCGGATTTTGCGGCCACTGCAAAGGAATACTCCATTAAAGAAGCAGCGAAAGAAACAGGCGGCGACTTAGGATGGATCAGTTACGCAAGCCCGATGGATCGTGCGTTCCTGGACGGGGCCTATGCGTTGGAAGTGAACAAGCTTAGCGAACCTGTCAAATCCGACTTCGGCTATCATATCATCCAAGTGACGGAGAAGAGAGAAGTGGAGGATGCCAAAGAGTATTCCAAAGAAGAGAAAGAAGAACTCCGCAAAGAAATGAAGCTGGAGAAAGCGGATGAGAACGCAGCCTTCGATAAAATCTCCAAATTGCTGAAAGATGCGGATGTCAAAGTGGAAGACAAAGACTTGAAATCCGCTCTCGATATGTTCACTCAAGATGATAGCGACGCGGCAGACGAAGCACCTGCAGAAGAACCTAAAGAAGATGCAAAAGAAGAGAAAAAATAAGTTGTACCAATTGGACAGACTCCGGATCGGGGTCTGTCTTTTACATAGGAAAAAGGGGCTGTCCAGAAAGTGGATTCTCCGGTTAAACACGCAAAAGGCAAGGGCTCTGGTCGCTTTCCGCGGGCCAGCCGACGAGCCTTCTCCGGCTTACAGCCGTGCGGGGTCTCGTCGGCCGGCTTTCCCGCAGGAGGCCCCCGGCGCCCTTGCTTTTTGCTAGTATCCAACTCTGTGCCTGGACTTTTCGGACAGCCCCTTCGCAATTCTTTATCATTCAAATGTCGGCTTGTAAAATGAACGATTGTCGAGCGGGAAAATCCGCTCGGTGAACTCGCCCGGCTCCGCTTTGCCCAAAGCGCGATCCAACATGTTCATTTTCGCATCGATATTATCGATATAGTGAAGGATCTCCGCTTCCTTAAGCATCGGACGCTTCGGACTTCCCCACTCCTCTTTTCCGTGATGGCTCAGCACCATATGTTGCAGGAGCATCACTTCCTCACCGGAAATTTCGAGTTCCATCGCCGCAATCGAAATTTCATTGACCATGATCGTAATATGGCCCAACAGATTCCCTTCAACGGTGTACTGGGTGCCGACCGGTCCGGATAGCTCCACCACTTTCCCAATATCATGGAGGATGATGCCGGCGTATAGGAGATCCTTGTTGATGGAAGGATACAGTTCGGCGATCGCCTTGCCCAGTTTCAACATCGAGACGACATGATCGAGAAGTCCGGAGACATAATCATGATGATTCTTAGTGGCCGCCGGATAGGTCATGAACCGGCTTTGATGTTTTTTCAATAAATGACGGGTAATCCGCTGGATATGCGGGTTTTTCATTTCAAAAAAGTATTGCATCAATTCCTCGTACAACACTTCTTTCGTTTTCGACGCGGATGGCACGAGATCCGAGATCGATACGCCCTCATCCTCTTTCGCAGGCCGGATGCTCTTGATGCGCAACTGGTTTTTCCCTCGGTATTCATGGATCTCCCCGCCGACTTTCACGATCGACGCGGCCGTGTACGTAGCTGCGTGCTGGTCGGTCGTATCCCATAGCTTCGCTTCGATATCTCCGCTTTTATCTTGTAAAATGAGTGTCATGAATGGGCTCCCCTGCTGTGTAATTCCACGGGTCGCTTGTTTAATGAGCAAATAAATATCCACCGGTTCGCCCACTTTATAGTCCATGATTTTTTTCAAAAGACGACTGCCCCCTTACCGCTTCCTAATTCGGAAACGTTTAAAATGGTCGCATCTTTCCATTTATCCAACCTATCTGCATGGCAGGTGAAGTAAATGAATTGATGCGTCTCTTGCATTTCTTCCATTACTGCTATCATACTTGATTGCCGCTCGACGTCAAAGTGGACAAATGGATCATCTAGGATGAGCGGAAACGGAGCGATATCCTGCATCGAGTCCGCCAACGCAAATCGCAGCGCAATGTAGGCCTGCTCCTTGGTCGCTTGGCTCAGTTCCGCTATCGGAAAATAGCTGCCATCCGTTGCGACCGCTTGAAAATGGCCCGTTTCTGCCACGTGCAGCGAATTGTAATTCCCATTCGTCAAACGATGGAAAAGACCGGCTGCTATTTGTAACACTGTCGGCAATTTCTGCTCTTTCAATTCGTCCATCGTCTGTCGAATTGCTTCGGTCACCGCTTTTCGTTCGGACCATTTTTTCGCCAAGATGGTCAACTCCGCACGTTTGATTTCGAGCAGTTGCTGTTTATGCCCCAAAGTTTCATCATTCAAAAGCTGGTCGGTATGATGCACGAGCTTCGCTTTTTCCTCAACCAGCTTCTCCATTTCCTCGGCAATCGCTTCCCGGCTTTCCCTGATCATCCTGCCCTGTTCGTCCCACTCTGTGTCAGTTCGAAATGGCTGGGCGTCAATTTCGCCTTGTACGCCAATCTGGGCATGAACATCTTCCAGCTGCCTTTTCAGGAGGACAGTCTCCTGATAGTCATTATGCGCCTCGTAAAATTGATCTTCCGTCGCTGCTCCGGCCTCTGAAAATAAAGAGCTGATTTGATTTTCATACGTCTTGATCAAATTGCAGCATTCTTGGAGCTTCGCCTGCTGTTCGTCCAAAGCTTCCGCCCAGGACTTCCATCGGTCCGCATCCCTTTTCAAGCGCAGATAGTCGCTTCTGAGCAGTTCATATAGATGATCCGGCTGAACCTGT from Bacillus sp. OxB-1 encodes:
- a CDS encoding YtxH domain-containing protein produces the protein MKTSTFLIGLATGAVGAAITVLFSTPQSGSELRSSVKNASTDMKEKLSDLKEKLENLKDSITHLKKEAKEVIPETIEEMKEVVSDWQQAAAPHRIRMEQEIADIQAAIEDLERSIAAQQK
- a CDS encoding HTH-type transcriptional regulator Hpr → MTQNSSPQMEAMIFSQRVAQMSKALWKAVEKDWQAWIKPYDLNINEHHILWIAFHLDGATISDVAKFGVMHVSTAFNFSKKLEQRGYLQFYKKDDDRRNTYISVTEEGKELLLEMNENYYSSSHGILEGSMPIKNLYGKFPEFLEVMSVIKNIYGDDFMEIFERGFQNIGDTFVAKQEEKEPVPAEAGTPVEK
- a CDS encoding YjcZ family sporulation protein, producing the protein MSGYNQGSSGFALIVVLFILLIIVGAAYLY
- a CDS encoding peptidylprolyl isomerase, producing the protein MRKKAIALTMAASVLALSACSGNKASDDEVIAKSKAGNVTKEELYQEMKNSVGKETLQLLVLEKVLDAKYDVSDKVVDDEINKMKDQLGENFEAYLAQQGQSEESVRKIIKLNSLQEAALTEDVEVTDEELNKRIEMNNTELNVKHIVVEDEETALEAKKKLDEGADFAATAKEYSIKEAAKETGGDLGWISYASPMDRAFLDGAYALEVNKLSEPVKSDFGYHIIQVTEKREVEDAKEYSKEEKEELRKEMKLEKADENAAFDKISKLLKDADVKVEDKDLKSALDMFTQDDSDAADEAPAEEPKEDAKEEKK
- the yhaM gene encoding 3'-5' exoribonuclease YhaM, coding for MDYKVGEPVDIYLLIKQATRGITQQGSPFMTLILQDKSGDIEAKLWDTTDQHAATYTAASIVKVGGEIHEYRGKNQLRIKSIRPAKEDEGVSISDLVPSASKTKEVLYEELMQYFFEMKNPHIQRITRHLLKKHQSRFMTYPAATKNHHDYVSGLLDHVVSMLKLGKAIAELYPSINKDLLYAGIILHDIGKVVELSGPVGTQYTVEGNLLGHITIMVNEISIAAMELEISGEEVMLLQHMVLSHHGKEEWGSPKRPMLKEAEILHYIDNIDAKMNMLDRALGKAEPGEFTERIFPLDNRSFYKPTFE